In the genome of Mucilaginibacter sp. 14171R-50, the window AACAGCCCCCTTTGTTTAGCTACCTGCCGGTACATATTGTAATATTGCAGCAGGTGTGGCCGCTGCTGCGCATGTACATTTATGGGGATGTTCATTACCTGCAATATTACTTCGCATTTGGGGTTAAATAATTTTATCCGGTCTATCATATAATTCAGGTTTAGCCGGGCCAATGCCACGCTGGTTTTATAATCCAGGAAGGCATCGTTCATGCTGAATTCCATCAAAACCGCATCGGGCTTTTTGCTTATTACGCTATCTTCCAGGTGCTGCACACCCCAGGTAGACCACATGGCGCTCCTGGCCGCGTTATAAACCGTTAAATTCTGTTGATATTTATTGTTAATAGCGTCGCTTACCGCTTTAACCCAGGCCTGCCCCCCCTCCGCGGCCGATAAACTTGTGCCATATACCACCAGCGTTTGCTTTTTGCCCGCGGCCAGATTTTTTATCAAATGGGTTTGAGCCAGCGAAATTGAAGGCAGCAATAATGCAATAAACGCCGCCCCAATAACTGTTGTGGTTAAGAAATACCTCATATATTCTTTTATTTTATCATTTAGTTACGCTTACTGAGCCGTAAGGCGCTATACTGATTAACTTTTCAGATCCGTCCTTCCACTGCAAGTTTACCTTTTGCGGCTTGTCAGAAACCGAGCGTAGCTTCACCTCGGGATGTTTACTGTCACCATTTTTCTGGTAAGATAACAACATTATCTCCGGGTTATCAATCGTAACCAAAGCATTCACCTTGGTTTTGCCCGTGGTTTCTACCGCGATAAGCGGCCTGTTAAACTCCACCCCAAAATGATTGGCTGTAACCGCGTCATAAGCCCCGTGCAGCAGTATCCCGTACCGGCTTTTTATTATACCACCTTGCTCCAGTGGGAAATTAGTATCCCAATGGTTGTTCAGCATCCACGATATGATAGTTTGAGGTTGCGAGACATGCTTTTCCCACAGGTCACCTTGTCTTGCACCGTCTAAAATATTCCCGGTTATCGACCCAAACTCCACTATTGGCGATTCTACCGACGTCCAGGTTACTCCTGAGTTTTGGTTTGAAACATCTATCCACCGTTGAAAAGCCAGCCAGTTTTTGTTGGTTCCCTTTAGCTGGTCCCGCTCGGGCTGCATAACCCCCAGGGGGATATCCATATGGGTAACCCCCTCGGGCACGTTAAAACCAAACCCGAAATGTATACCCTCTTTTTGACGGGTTGAGATTTTATCAACAGTATTAATTATCTCTACAAAAGGCTGGCTTTTATAGAGCCGTATCTCGCGGTTCAATCCTTTGCAGCCTTCTGCATCAGCTTGTACACTTACCGAAACTAATAATGGCCCGATTTCCTTAATGCTGATCTTCGCGTTAGTGGCATGGGTGGGCGCGGTAACCGTATCCTTACCGTTGCGCACGCCTTTTACATAATTATAGCTATTTAAATCAAAACCCGATGCGGCGTTGACAAACTCCTTTTGATCCTTGAGCCTAAGCAGACTTATGATATTGCCCGTTTTTTTATCCAGCGTTATCTTTACCTGGTTGTTGCTTAAAAAACCTATCCCGGCTTTAAGGCTCCGGTTGCCTTTGTAGGTGCCCGGCACCACCTTATAAGCTTTAGAACCCAAAGCGGGCAAGTTATCCGCGTAAAAGATCAATTCGCCTGTACTTAAACGCTGCACGGGCATTTCTGTGCCGTTTTTATCCACCACGCGATTACCCGCACGGCTCATTTTGGCATCCAGTATAACTACTCCTCCACGCGCCCATGATAGGGTGTTAAATACAGAAATATACCCGCCGTTAATCTTTTTTACATTTTTAAGGGCATCCGCGATGAGTGCATTGCTTTGTTTTTCGGCATTCTCAAAGTATGCTGCTTTGTTTGCCTCTACCTGTTTGGCAAGCGGGGCTTTAGGGTTTTGGTAACCCCAGGTGTGCTCTGCCGAAAGCAACAACTGTTCCCAGCAATCATTAAACCGGTTTACAGGGGCCGGGCGTTTATTACCATTCAGCATTGGCCACAACGTTTCAGCCTGAACCAGGTTTTCTTTTGCCCTGCGGCCCATACCTACCCTTAACGCGTCCGAGCCAAGCCCCTCCGTCCAGAATTCGGTTATATCGCCGCTGTACGTGGGTATAATGGCAGCATACTTTTCTTTATAAGCATTCAGAATATCCCTGCTGCCGGCTATAATTACCTTTGGGTAGGCATATTTCTGGTTCCATAGTTTTACTGCTTCGGGCAGGTCGGCATCTATCAGGCAGTTATCAGCCATTGACCAGGTCATGGCATAAATATCATACGGTGAACCTTCCCGTTCCAGCCTGTCGGTTTCATGGAAAATAAACGGATCGATAAAATTAGCGCTTGGATTTTTGGTACTCACCCTGTCAATAGTATCCGAATAGGATTGCAATATTTTGAGCCCGTACTTACTGCCTTTAACGGTATAGCCGTAGCCATAAGGGCTGCCCTGCAAAAAAAGTATCTTGCTTTTACCATCTGGGCCCAACCAATAAAAGGGTTTGTGGTCCCACACCCTGCGCAGATCGAAATAATTAGGGAAATTGATAAAGCCATCAATGCCGCTTTGTTTGGCGGCTTGCACCAAGCCCCATGCCGCGCCGGGCAGGTCCATCTGCACCATGGTATGGATAGGTACTTTTGTTTGCTGCTCTATTTTAAGTTTATTGCTAAACATCATTTGCAGTTCCTCGTCAGAGCAAGTGCTGGTATTGATGTTAGAGTGGCCGCCGTCTATCTGAAGCCAGCCTTTCGTCACCGCGTTATTAAATTTCGCCTTTTGCTGCGGGGTAGCCTGCGCAAGGTACTCATCTACTACCCAGGTGGCCTCAGTGTTCCATATAAAACGTGCGCCTTCGGGGTAATTCTGTGTTTTTTCTGCCAGATCGATACCTACATCGATATTACGTACATGCAGCTTCCTCACCGTTTCCTGCAGATTAGTATAGCCTATATCTACATGGCTATGCGGATATATATAAACCGTCCACTGTTTTTTTACAGGTATGGCTACAGTGGCACTATATTCTTTTCCACTACAATATACATTAACCTGCGCAGATGATGCCACCTTAACACCAACGCCTTCGGGAAGCAAAACGGCTACTCCGTTTGTAGCATTCTCAAACTGAAATTTTGATTCTTCGGCTTTGTCATCGCACTTTACTGCTACTTTTACATCACCCTTTAATATCCTTTCTTTAAAATATAGGATTATCTCACGCCCCGGCTTGCCGTCATTCCTGTATTTGTAATAAGGCTGTACGTAAACGGTCAAATTTGCCTCTGAAGGGCTTTCCCTGATGTCTGGCACGCTACCCGCAGCTTTCAAACTATGCAATCCTATCACCAGCAAAAAAAACAAAAATCCTACATGCGAGCGGTTAACGCTGCAGCGGGAGGCAGAGCTGTAAATCATAAAAGATAAATTTTATAATGTATGTATGTACAAACATATTAATTTTTTTTTATGTTTGTCAAAGAGATTGCTCCTTTTGAGGGGTTGATTAAGTTGGTTTTATTAGTAAGCCCTTGGTTACAGGGGCTTACTTTTGATTTCATCGGTATCTTGCACCAAATTATTACACCTTTAATACACAAAATGAAAAAAAGATTTTTACTGCTTTGCCAGCTTACCATCGGTTTTGTAGCGTATTCGTATGCGCAGCAAACACAGAAAGCCATTTGGAATGTTGGTAAAACTGATAATTCAGGATCGGAATTTGCGCTTGCGCCAAACGGTTTTAAAAAATTTGTAGGGCAGGATTTTGGCTACGAAGACAAGTTTTATTTAGTAGGCTATTCTAAGGAGAAAAAAGACTTTCCATACGTGCTTCCGGGCCCGGTTGATACATGGGGAGGTACCTGGCCTACTGCCGGCTGGCGTACAAACCAGGTAAACATACTATTTGGTTTAGACAACGTGCCTGCCAAAGGCGATTATAAATTAGTGATCCGGCTGGCAGATTATGCCAAGCACTTTTTACCTGTGCTTAAGATCAGCATAAACAATCAGGACGAAAGGATACAACTTTCCGCCGCCGGATATGATGTGAATAAGCAGCGCAGCCCCAGGTTGGATGAAAAACTGGTTGATACGGCATCGCTTACGGGCAATCTGGCCGCTGCTACACCAAAAACTATTGAGATACCTATTAACCCCGGCATCATTAAAAAGGGCGGCAACAACGTTACCATTACAGTTGTAGAAGGTTCGTGGATAATGTTCGATAAGGTAAGCCTGGAGGGTCCCGCGCAGGCGCGTGTAAAAACTCCCGGCCAGATGTATATCGGCACTGTAAAGCCGGCCCAATATCAATTGATATCAAACGGCAAACCGATGCAGCCATTGCTGATAAACGCTACACATTTAAAGGGTGCGCCCAGGATTAGTGTAAAATTAGATGGCCGTACCATTTTTAACGATGTTGTAGAAAAAGGCGATTACGAATTTGAGGCGTTAATGCCCGCGGTTGCTACCGCGAGACAGAGCCGCTACAGCATTTTAGAAAATGGTAAGATCATACAAATCGGCGTGGTAAACCGCTCTAAACAAAAAATACAGACACTCGCAAATTACGTCGATACCCGCATGGGTACTGCTCACTCCCGCTGGATGATAGCGCCCGGCCCCTGGATGCCTTTCAGCATGGTAAAAATGAGCCCCGATAACCAAAACGCCGGCTGGCAGGCGGGCTATCAGCCTACTTACGAAAGCGTGGGCACATTTAGCCATATACATGAGTGGACCATGGCCGGCCTGGGCATTTTTGCCAGCAACGGCAAATTAAAGACCACTATGGGCGACGAACAGAAACCAAGCTCGGGCTATCGTTCGCTTATTGACAAACGCACCGAAGAGGCGCCGATAGGTTATTATAAGGTTGACTTAAAAAATTATGGCATTAAGGCTGAAGTTACCGCTACAACGCGATGTGGCTTTGAACGCTTCACCTTCCCGGCAAACAGGGATAGCGCCCGTATACTGGTAGACCTGCACGTGCCCGCCGAATACAATTACCAGTTGAAAGAAATAAAACTGAAAAAGGTAAGCGATTACCGGATAGAAGGATCGGCACACCAGGTTTCGCCGGGCGTTTGGAGCAACGATGCCGAGCAGGATTATACGCTGCACTTTGTTGTTGAATTTGATAAGCCTATCAAAAATATGGGTGGCTGGGTAAACAAAACAGTAAAATACAGTAACGAATTTGAGGCCAACGGCGCTAAAGAAGCCGGTTTGTTCCTGGAGTTTGATGCCAAACAAACCCCGGTAGTGCAGGTAAGGTCAAGCATATCGCTGGTAAGCGTTGATAATGCGCGGCAAAATTTAAAAACCGAGGTAACCGACCGGTTTGGATGGAACTTTGACGCGGTAAGGCAAAACCAGGTTAACACCTGGAATGACATTTTTCACCGGGTTAAAATTACAACTACTAACAGGTTGGAGAAAGTGCGCTTTTATAACTCGATGTACAGATCAATATGCAGCCGCAACACCTGGAGCGATGTTAACGGCGAATGGCATGGCACCGACGGAAAGATACAAAAGCTGAAAAACAAGGATGATGTAGCCTTAGGCTGTGATGCGTTTTGGAACACCTTCTGGAACCTGAACCAGATGTGGAACCTGGTTACGCCCGAATGGAGTAACCGTTGGGTTAACTCGCAATTGGCCATGTACGATGCTTACGGCTGGCTGGCAAAAGGCCCCGCCGCCATGAACTACATCCCGGTGATGGTTGGCGAACACGAGATACCGCAAATGATATCGGCCTATCAAATGGGGATACGGAACTTTGATGCCAATAAGGTGCTTGATGCTGCTGTAAAAATGCAAACCACCCCGGCGCAGAAAGTATATACCGGCTTTGCCGGTAACCGCGACCTGGTTGAATACATGAAGCATAAATACGTACCGTCTGACAATGGCCGTTTTTCGAACACAATGGAGTATTCTTTCGACGACTGGACCGTCGGGCAGTTAGCAAAGTCGTTAGGCAAAACTGATATCTACAACAAATTTAACGACCGTGGCTACTGGTGGCAAAACGCTATTGATACCGCAGGCTACTGCCACATGAAACTGGCAAATGGCGAATGGGTGAAAAATTTCGACCCTTTCCGTAGTGGGGCTAACGAGGAATATGTTGAGGGCAATGCCTGGCAGCTTACCTTTTTCGTTCCGCAGGATGTTCCGGCCTTGATCAGTAAGATCGGCAAAAAGAAATTTATCGATCGCCTGGAGTGGGGCTTTAAAGAAAGCGAGCCGTGGCGCTATAACGGTATGAACGACCAGTACTGGGATTACCCGGTAGTGCAGGGCAACCAGCAGTCTATGCATTTCGCATTTTTGTTTAACTGGGCAGGTAAACCATGGTCTACCCAAAAATGGAGCCGTTCAATCATCGATCGTTTTTATGGTTATGGTGTTGCCAATGCCTATTTAGGCGATGAAGACCAGGGACAAATGAGCGCCTGGCTGATCATGGCTTCAATAGGACTTTTCCAAACTGACGGCGGAACCAGCGCAAAACCGGTTTACGAAATAGGAAGCCCGCTTTATCAAAAAATAGAGATAGACCTGGGACAGAAATTTGGCCGTGGCAAAAAGTTTACCATCGTAGCTAAAGGGGCATCGCGCAATAACATGTACGTGCAGTCGGCAACGTTAAACGGGCGTATATTAAATTCATTTAACTTCCCGGCTTCCGAGTTGTTAAAAGGCGGTTCGCTGGTACTAACCATGGGGCCAAAGCCAAACGAAAACTGGGGGCTCTTGAACGCGAAGTAATATCTTTAATATACAAAGCCTGCAATAATATTGCAGGCTTTGCTTTTTAAACGGCCCGCTATTAAACAGCAGACTCACATTTACCACCCTAACCAAATTAGTATGTTTAAATATATAAGTTTATGCTTACTGTGCATTGGCTATGCCGGATATGGTCAAAGCAAGGCATCGCACCTAAAGCATACCGCTTCAAAAGCAAATTACACTAAAACGCAGCCAGCTCCCTTTGATTGCGACGTAAAACCTGTTTATCGTCATCGTCCAGACGGAAAGCCTGGCAGGGAGATCATGCTGCACTTCAAAAGCAGGTTTGCCGGCAAAGGAACCATAACAGTAAATTGTATTGGGCAAAAAGAAATCACAACCATACAAGCAGGCAACGGACTGGATAGCCTGGCGGTATTGCTGCCCGATAACGCGGGCGTAGATAACGCATGCCAAGCCATCATAACATTACGTGCGGCCGGTAAAAATTACACCAAAACAGTTGATGTACCTGCAAAACGGCACTGGACGGTTTACATTTACCCACACAGCCATGTTGATATCGGCTATACCAATACCCAGGCTAATGTAGAAGTTATCCATAAGCGAAACCTGGTTAACGCTATAAAGCTTGGTAAGCAAACAGCTAGTTATCCTGAAGATGCCCGGTTTAAATGGAACCCCGAGGTGTTATGGCCGGTAGAACGCTACCTTAAAACAGCCGGCGCAAAGGAGAAGCAGGACCTGATAGAAGGCATACAAAAAGGTTACCTACAGCTTGATGCCGGATATGTTAACATGAACACCAGCGCTTCAGCAGATGAAGAGTTGCTGCAATACTTTAGCTATGGCAAAAAGATAGAAAAGCTTACCGGCAAAAAAATAGAGACCCTGGTGCAGACAGATGTGCCTGGCATGTCGTGGGGTGTTGTGCCGGCTGCCGCGAAGTTTGGTATAAAGTATTGCTTCGCCTTAAACAATGGCTGGGGCAGGGTTGGTAATTCAACCGACCTTAGCTTTAAACCGTTTTGGTGGGTTGGCCCTGACGGGAAATCAAAGATATTGTTTTTACAGCCGGGCAGTTACAGGCCCGGGGCCGAAGCAAAAGGTCACGATTACTGGCCGCTGATGTCTGGCCAGACCGATACTTCCAAATTATTGAAGATCATTAAAACCGACCATCCGCGTAAAAACTTCGTAGATACTTATCTTGCCAAAGCACTCCCCGAGTTGGAAGCATCGGGCACCTACCCCTACGATATTTTCGCTATGTCGTGGGCAATGGCCGACAACACCCCTATTGATGCCGACCTCCCTGATGCAGTAAAAAGCTGGAACGAAGACTACGCCTACCCACACCTGGTAATAGCAAGCGCCACGCAGGTGATGCAAACATTTGAAAAGAAATATGGCGACCAGTTGCCTGTTATGAAGGGTGATTTCACTGAGTACTGGACCGACGGGCTTGGCAGCGCCGCCAAGCAAACCGCCATGAACCGCTCATCGAAAGAACGCTTGATACAAGCCAAGACTTTATGGGATATGCTGCATCCGGGTGCGCCTGCGCCGCAACAACAATTTAACGAGGCATGGCGAAACGTGATCATGGCCGACGAACACACCTGGTGCTTTATCGACCCTTCAAAACAGCCTATTACAAATAACATCCTAAAAACCAAGTTCGGTTTCTTCCAGAACGCACATGACATGAGCGCCAATTTAATAGACTCGGCCTTAGCCCCGGTAAAAAAAGGTGGTAGCAAGGTTATCGGTGTATTTAACACGCTTGTGTGGCCGCGGGGCGGATTGGTTTACGTACCGGCCGAACAAAGCAAGGGATATGGCAGGGTTGTTGACGAGTATGGAAAACCGGTTATCAGTCAGCGCCTTTCAACAGGTGAGCTTGTTTTTTACGGTTCGGATGTCCCGGCCTTAGGCTGCAAAAGATATACCCTTAAAAAAGGCGAGCCAAAACCCGCAAAGGCCCTGGTACACGGTAATAGCCTTGATAATGGCCTGTTACAAGCCGTAATTAATACGCAAACAGGTGACATTTCCAGTTTGAAAAAAGAAGGCTATGAATTTGTAGACACCGAACACTCGCTCAACAGCTACCGTTACCTGCATGCCGATGATGACGCGGCCAAAGCAAGCGGAACAAGCAATGTAAAAATAAGTATCAAAGAAAACGGCCCGCTTGTGGCCACGCTGGTGGCAATGTCTGCCGCAGAGGGCTGCAATAGCCTGTTGCGGGAGGTTACCATCATCGCCGGCTCACCCTCGCTGGAAATTACCAATTATATAGATAAGCAGCCTGTCACTCAAAAAGAGGGTGTGCATTTCGGGTTTGCTTTTAACATCCCCAACCCTGAAACGCGGGTAGATATACCATTTGGTATCATGGCACTTGAAAAAGATCAGTTACCGGGGGCAAACCGTAACTGGATAACATTTCAGCGCTGGCTTGATATTTCGAACAGCGAAAGGGGAGTAACATGGTGCTCGTTAGATGCTCCGGTTTTTGAAGACGGAGGCATCACCGCCAATATCATCGGCAGCGGCGCAAACTCACCCAAATGGATAACAAAGCTCCAGCCAAGCGCTACTATATACTCGTGGGTGATGAATAACCATTGGCATACCAATTTCCCACTGAGCCAGGAAGGAGTGGTTAAATTCAGATACAGACTGCTACCCCATAATAATAAATATGATGCTGCAGCGGCCAATCGCTATGGAACGGAGCAGGCACAGCCCCTTATCGCAAGCCCGGTTGATGCTGATCACCACCAGTAACCGCTATTGATATAAACAAAAAGAGGCCGCTTGCAATAAGCGGCCTCTTTTTTTACGTTTTATTTATTGTACCGATGGCGGCGGTACCTTAGTGC includes:
- a CDS encoding SGNH/GDSL hydrolase family protein, which encodes MRYFLTTTVIGAAFIALLLPSISLAQTHLIKNLAAGKKQTLVVYGTSLSAAEGGQAWVKAVSDAINNKYQQNLTVYNAARSAMWSTWGVQHLEDSVISKKPDAVLMEFSMNDAFLDYKTSVALARLNLNYMIDRIKLFNPKCEVILQVMNIPINVHAQQRPHLLQYYNMYRQVAKQRGLLLIDHYNNWKKILNRGTAEYLKYVPDGIHPDENGAREIVAPLVLKKLTGK
- a CDS encoding glycoside hydrolase family 38 C-terminal domain-containing protein; amino-acid sequence: MIYSSASRCSVNRSHVGFLFFLLVIGLHSLKAAGSVPDIRESPSEANLTVYVQPYYKYRNDGKPGREIILYFKERILKGDVKVAVKCDDKAEESKFQFENATNGVAVLLPEGVGVKVASSAQVNVYCSGKEYSATVAIPVKKQWTVYIYPHSHVDIGYTNLQETVRKLHVRNIDVGIDLAEKTQNYPEGARFIWNTEATWVVDEYLAQATPQQKAKFNNAVTKGWLQIDGGHSNINTSTCSDEELQMMFSNKLKIEQQTKVPIHTMVQMDLPGAAWGLVQAAKQSGIDGFINFPNYFDLRRVWDHKPFYWLGPDGKSKILFLQGSPYGYGYTVKGSKYGLKILQSYSDTIDRVSTKNPSANFIDPFIFHETDRLEREGSPYDIYAMTWSMADNCLIDADLPEAVKLWNQKYAYPKVIIAGSRDILNAYKEKYAAIIPTYSGDITEFWTEGLGSDALRVGMGRRAKENLVQAETLWPMLNGNKRPAPVNRFNDCWEQLLLSAEHTWGYQNPKAPLAKQVEANKAAYFENAEKQSNALIADALKNVKKINGGYISVFNTLSWARGGVVILDAKMSRAGNRVVDKNGTEMPVQRLSTGELIFYADNLPALGSKAYKVVPGTYKGNRSLKAGIGFLSNNQVKITLDKKTGNIISLLRLKDQKEFVNAASGFDLNSYNYVKGVRNGKDTVTAPTHATNAKISIKEIGPLLVSVSVQADAEGCKGLNREIRLYKSQPFVEIINTVDKISTRQKEGIHFGFGFNVPEGVTHMDIPLGVMQPERDQLKGTNKNWLAFQRWIDVSNQNSGVTWTSVESPIVEFGSITGNILDGARQGDLWEKHVSQPQTIISWMLNNHWDTNFPLEQGGIIKSRYGILLHGAYDAVTANHFGVEFNRPLIAVETTGKTKVNALVTIDNPEIMLLSYQKNGDSKHPEVKLRSVSDKPQKVNLQWKDGSEKLISIAPYGSVSVTK
- a CDS encoding GH92 family glycosyl hydrolase, producing the protein MKKRFLLLCQLTIGFVAYSYAQQTQKAIWNVGKTDNSGSEFALAPNGFKKFVGQDFGYEDKFYLVGYSKEKKDFPYVLPGPVDTWGGTWPTAGWRTNQVNILFGLDNVPAKGDYKLVIRLADYAKHFLPVLKISINNQDERIQLSAAGYDVNKQRSPRLDEKLVDTASLTGNLAAATPKTIEIPINPGIIKKGGNNVTITVVEGSWIMFDKVSLEGPAQARVKTPGQMYIGTVKPAQYQLISNGKPMQPLLINATHLKGAPRISVKLDGRTIFNDVVEKGDYEFEALMPAVATARQSRYSILENGKIIQIGVVNRSKQKIQTLANYVDTRMGTAHSRWMIAPGPWMPFSMVKMSPDNQNAGWQAGYQPTYESVGTFSHIHEWTMAGLGIFASNGKLKTTMGDEQKPSSGYRSLIDKRTEEAPIGYYKVDLKNYGIKAEVTATTRCGFERFTFPANRDSARILVDLHVPAEYNYQLKEIKLKKVSDYRIEGSAHQVSPGVWSNDAEQDYTLHFVVEFDKPIKNMGGWVNKTVKYSNEFEANGAKEAGLFLEFDAKQTPVVQVRSSISLVSVDNARQNLKTEVTDRFGWNFDAVRQNQVNTWNDIFHRVKITTTNRLEKVRFYNSMYRSICSRNTWSDVNGEWHGTDGKIQKLKNKDDVALGCDAFWNTFWNLNQMWNLVTPEWSNRWVNSQLAMYDAYGWLAKGPAAMNYIPVMVGEHEIPQMISAYQMGIRNFDANKVLDAAVKMQTTPAQKVYTGFAGNRDLVEYMKHKYVPSDNGRFSNTMEYSFDDWTVGQLAKSLGKTDIYNKFNDRGYWWQNAIDTAGYCHMKLANGEWVKNFDPFRSGANEEYVEGNAWQLTFFVPQDVPALISKIGKKKFIDRLEWGFKESEPWRYNGMNDQYWDYPVVQGNQQSMHFAFLFNWAGKPWSTQKWSRSIIDRFYGYGVANAYLGDEDQGQMSAWLIMASIGLFQTDGGTSAKPVYEIGSPLYQKIEIDLGQKFGRGKKFTIVAKGASRNNMYVQSATLNGRILNSFNFPASELLKGGSLVLTMGPKPNENWGLLNAK
- a CDS encoding glycoside hydrolase family 38 C-terminal domain-containing protein; translation: MFKYISLCLLCIGYAGYGQSKASHLKHTASKANYTKTQPAPFDCDVKPVYRHRPDGKPGREIMLHFKSRFAGKGTITVNCIGQKEITTIQAGNGLDSLAVLLPDNAGVDNACQAIITLRAAGKNYTKTVDVPAKRHWTVYIYPHSHVDIGYTNTQANVEVIHKRNLVNAIKLGKQTASYPEDARFKWNPEVLWPVERYLKTAGAKEKQDLIEGIQKGYLQLDAGYVNMNTSASADEELLQYFSYGKKIEKLTGKKIETLVQTDVPGMSWGVVPAAAKFGIKYCFALNNGWGRVGNSTDLSFKPFWWVGPDGKSKILFLQPGSYRPGAEAKGHDYWPLMSGQTDTSKLLKIIKTDHPRKNFVDTYLAKALPELEASGTYPYDIFAMSWAMADNTPIDADLPDAVKSWNEDYAYPHLVIASATQVMQTFEKKYGDQLPVMKGDFTEYWTDGLGSAAKQTAMNRSSKERLIQAKTLWDMLHPGAPAPQQQFNEAWRNVIMADEHTWCFIDPSKQPITNNILKTKFGFFQNAHDMSANLIDSALAPVKKGGSKVIGVFNTLVWPRGGLVYVPAEQSKGYGRVVDEYGKPVISQRLSTGELVFYGSDVPALGCKRYTLKKGEPKPAKALVHGNSLDNGLLQAVINTQTGDISSLKKEGYEFVDTEHSLNSYRYLHADDDAAKASGTSNVKISIKENGPLVATLVAMSAAEGCNSLLREVTIIAGSPSLEITNYIDKQPVTQKEGVHFGFAFNIPNPETRVDIPFGIMALEKDQLPGANRNWITFQRWLDISNSERGVTWCSLDAPVFEDGGITANIIGSGANSPKWITKLQPSATIYSWVMNNHWHTNFPLSQEGVVKFRYRLLPHNNKYDAAAANRYGTEQAQPLIASPVDADHHQ